The proteins below come from a single Clupea harengus chromosome 21, Ch_v2.0.2, whole genome shotgun sequence genomic window:
- the pspc1 gene encoding paraspeckle component 1 isoform X3 yields the protein MANRNLKQVNIQNSASPKPPNQKRNTDSPAMDRRPNMEEGTQPHSVVSPGTENDGGESMEMTLDLKSFRRTGEKTFTQRCRLFVGNLPSDINEDDFKKLFAKYGEANEVFINRDRGFGFIRLETRTLAEIAKAELDGTVMKNRPIRIRFATHGAALTVRNLSPVVSNELLEQAFAEFGPVERAIVQVDDRGRPTGKGFVEFANKPAARKALDRCNDGALLLTTSPRPVVVELTEQFDEEDGLPEKLLQKSAQYHKEREQPPRFAQPGTFEFEYSSRWKALDEMEKQQRDQVDRNIREAREKLEAEMEAAKHEHQLMMMRQDLMRRQEELRRLEELRNQELQKRKQIEMRHEEERCRREAEMMRHRDHDDMRRQQQQQQQQDGFKPNFMDSVTNHTCSAAGKAKGHR from the exons ATGGCAAACCGAAACCTTAAACAGGTAAACATTCAAAACAGTGCTTCCCCAAAACCCCCAAATCAGAAGCGCAACACCGATTCTCCAGCAATGGACCGAAGGCCAAACATGGAGGAAGGAACACAACCCCATTCTGTGGTTAGTCCAGGAACTGAAAATGATGGAGGCGAATCGATGGAGATGACGCTGGATTTGAAAAGCTTTCGGAGGACTGGAGAAAAAACGTTCACACAGAGATGCCGGTTGTTCGTTGGTAACCTACCATCCGACATAAATGAAGATGACTTCAAAAAACTATTTGCGAAATATGGCGAGGCCAACGAAGTATTCATCAACCGAGACCGAGGTTTTGGCTTTATTCGGCTG GAAACAAGGACTCTTGCAGAAATCGCCAAGGCAGAGTTGGACGGTACTGTGATGAAGAATCGGCCCATTCGCATCCGCTTTGCAACTCATGGTGCTGCTCTGACcgtccgcaacctctctcctgTGGTGTCCAACGAGTTGCTGGAGCAGGCCTTCGCCGAGTTTGGCCCAGTAGAGAGGGCCATTGTGCAGGTAGATGATCGTGGCCGACCGACGGGGAAGGGTTTTGTTGAGTTTGCCAACAAGCCTGCTGCAAGAAAGGCGCTGGACCGCTGCAATGACGGAGCACTGCTTCTTACCAC GTCACCTCGCCCAGTAGTTGTGGAGTTGACAGAACAGTTTGATGAAGAAGATGGCCTTCCTGAGAAGTTGTTGCAGAAGTCAGCCCAGTATCATAA ggagagagagcagcctcCGCGTTTTGCTCAGCCCGGCACCTTTGAGTTTGAGTACTCGTCGCGCTGGAAGGCCCTGGACGAGATGGAGAAGCAGCAGCGGGACCAGGTGGACAGGAACATCCGCGAGGCCCGCGAGAAActggaggctgagatggaggcagCCAAGCACGAGCATCAGCTTATGATGATGAGACAAG ATCTCATGAGGCGACAGGAAGAACTCCGTCGTTTGGAGGAACTAAGGAACCAGGAGCTGCAGAAGCGCAAACAAATTGAAATGAG acatgaggaggagagatgcaGACGAGAGGCGGAGATGATGCGACACCGTGACCATGACGACatgcggcggcagcagcagcagcagcagcagcaagatgGCTTCAAGCCCAACTTCATGGACAGc
- the pspc1 gene encoding paraspeckle component 1 isoform X2, whose amino-acid sequence MANRNLKQVNIQNSASPKPPNQKRNTDSPAMDRRPNMEEGTQPHSVVSPGTENDGGESMEMTLDLKSFRRTGEKTFTQRCRLFVGNLPSDINEDDFKKLFAKYGEANEVFINRDRGFGFIRLETRTLAEIAKAELDGTVMKNRPIRIRFATHGAALTVRNLSPVVSNELLEQAFAEFGPVERAIVQVDDRGRPTGKGFVEFANKPAARKALDRCNDGALLLTTSPRPVVVELTEQFDEEDGLPEKLLQKSAQYHKEREQPPRFAQPGTFEFEYSSRWKALDEMEKQQRDQVDRNIREAREKLEAEMEAAKHEHQLMMMRQDLMRRQEELRRLEELRNQELQKRKQIEMRHEEERCRREAEMMRHRDHDDMRRQQQQQQQQQQQAVVGGAGAIGGVGVGVGVGVGGPGAFGRGSPVGGNFDGPNNKRRRF is encoded by the exons ATGGCAAACCGAAACCTTAAACAGGTAAACATTCAAAACAGTGCTTCCCCAAAACCCCCAAATCAGAAGCGCAACACCGATTCTCCAGCAATGGACCGAAGGCCAAACATGGAGGAAGGAACACAACCCCATTCTGTGGTTAGTCCAGGAACTGAAAATGATGGAGGCGAATCGATGGAGATGACGCTGGATTTGAAAAGCTTTCGGAGGACTGGAGAAAAAACGTTCACACAGAGATGCCGGTTGTTCGTTGGTAACCTACCATCCGACATAAATGAAGATGACTTCAAAAAACTATTTGCGAAATATGGCGAGGCCAACGAAGTATTCATCAACCGAGACCGAGGTTTTGGCTTTATTCGGCTG GAAACAAGGACTCTTGCAGAAATCGCCAAGGCAGAGTTGGACGGTACTGTGATGAAGAATCGGCCCATTCGCATCCGCTTTGCAACTCATGGTGCTGCTCTGACcgtccgcaacctctctcctgTGGTGTCCAACGAGTTGCTGGAGCAGGCCTTCGCCGAGTTTGGCCCAGTAGAGAGGGCCATTGTGCAGGTAGATGATCGTGGCCGACCGACGGGGAAGGGTTTTGTTGAGTTTGCCAACAAGCCTGCTGCAAGAAAGGCGCTGGACCGCTGCAATGACGGAGCACTGCTTCTTACCAC GTCACCTCGCCCAGTAGTTGTGGAGTTGACAGAACAGTTTGATGAAGAAGATGGCCTTCCTGAGAAGTTGTTGCAGAAGTCAGCCCAGTATCATAA ggagagagagcagcctcCGCGTTTTGCTCAGCCCGGCACCTTTGAGTTTGAGTACTCGTCGCGCTGGAAGGCCCTGGACGAGATGGAGAAGCAGCAGCGGGACCAGGTGGACAGGAACATCCGCGAGGCCCGCGAGAAActggaggctgagatggaggcagCCAAGCACGAGCATCAGCTTATGATGATGAGACAAG ATCTCATGAGGCGACAGGAAGAACTCCGTCGTTTGGAGGAACTAAGGAACCAGGAGCTGCAGAAGCGCAAACAAATTGAAATGAG acatgaggaggagagatgcaGACGAGAGGCGGAGATGATGCGACACCGTGACCATGACGACatgcggcggcagcagcag cagcagcagcagcagcagcagcaagcagTGGTTGGAGGGGCTGGGGCAATAGGTGGAGTTGGAGTTGGGGTCGGGGTCGGGGTTGGGGGACCAGGTGCTTTTGGCAGAGGAAGCCCAGTTGGAGGCAACTTTGACGGCCCCAACAACAAGCGCCGTAGATTTTAA
- the pspc1 gene encoding paraspeckle component 1 isoform X1 translates to MANRNLKQVNIQNSASPKPPNQKRNTDSPAMDRRPNMEEGTQPHSVVSPGTENDGGESMEMTLDLKSFRRTGEKTFTQRCRLFVGNLPSDINEDDFKKLFAKYGEANEVFINRDRGFGFIRLETRTLAEIAKAELDGTVMKNRPIRIRFATHGAALTVRNLSPVVSNELLEQAFAEFGPVERAIVQVDDRGRPTGKGFVEFANKPAARKALDRCNDGALLLTTSPRPVVVELTEQFDEEDGLPEKLLQKSAQYHKEREQPPRFAQPGTFEFEYSSRWKALDEMEKQQRDQVDRNIREAREKLEAEMEAAKHEHQLMMMRQDLMRRQEELRRLEELRNQELQKRKQIEMRHEEERCRREAEMMRHRDHDDMRRQQQQQQQQDGFKPNFMDSREQEMRMSEMGPRGGINMGDAYNSGAAAGGNQAPSQMLGMGMPGRGGAIGPEGTPLMPDNGVMRNERYPQGGPPQMVPPMGGRPGVESPQQQQQQQQAVVGGAGAIGGVGVGVGVGVGGPGAFGRGSPVGGNFDGPNNKRRRF, encoded by the exons ATGGCAAACCGAAACCTTAAACAGGTAAACATTCAAAACAGTGCTTCCCCAAAACCCCCAAATCAGAAGCGCAACACCGATTCTCCAGCAATGGACCGAAGGCCAAACATGGAGGAAGGAACACAACCCCATTCTGTGGTTAGTCCAGGAACTGAAAATGATGGAGGCGAATCGATGGAGATGACGCTGGATTTGAAAAGCTTTCGGAGGACTGGAGAAAAAACGTTCACACAGAGATGCCGGTTGTTCGTTGGTAACCTACCATCCGACATAAATGAAGATGACTTCAAAAAACTATTTGCGAAATATGGCGAGGCCAACGAAGTATTCATCAACCGAGACCGAGGTTTTGGCTTTATTCGGCTG GAAACAAGGACTCTTGCAGAAATCGCCAAGGCAGAGTTGGACGGTACTGTGATGAAGAATCGGCCCATTCGCATCCGCTTTGCAACTCATGGTGCTGCTCTGACcgtccgcaacctctctcctgTGGTGTCCAACGAGTTGCTGGAGCAGGCCTTCGCCGAGTTTGGCCCAGTAGAGAGGGCCATTGTGCAGGTAGATGATCGTGGCCGACCGACGGGGAAGGGTTTTGTTGAGTTTGCCAACAAGCCTGCTGCAAGAAAGGCGCTGGACCGCTGCAATGACGGAGCACTGCTTCTTACCAC GTCACCTCGCCCAGTAGTTGTGGAGTTGACAGAACAGTTTGATGAAGAAGATGGCCTTCCTGAGAAGTTGTTGCAGAAGTCAGCCCAGTATCATAA ggagagagagcagcctcCGCGTTTTGCTCAGCCCGGCACCTTTGAGTTTGAGTACTCGTCGCGCTGGAAGGCCCTGGACGAGATGGAGAAGCAGCAGCGGGACCAGGTGGACAGGAACATCCGCGAGGCCCGCGAGAAActggaggctgagatggaggcagCCAAGCACGAGCATCAGCTTATGATGATGAGACAAG ATCTCATGAGGCGACAGGAAGAACTCCGTCGTTTGGAGGAACTAAGGAACCAGGAGCTGCAGAAGCGCAAACAAATTGAAATGAG acatgaggaggagagatgcaGACGAGAGGCGGAGATGATGCGACACCGTGACCATGACGACatgcggcggcagcagcagcagcagcagcagcaagatgGCTTCAAGCCCAACTTCATGGACAGc AGGGAACAGGAAATGAGAATGAGTGAAATGGGCCCTCGTGGAGGAATTAATATGGGAG ATGCTTATAACTCTGGTGCAGCAGCTGGTGGTAACCAGGCTCCCTCTCAAATGCTGGGTATGGGGATGCCAGGCCGGGGTGGAGCCATTGGCCCTGAGGGGACACCATTGATGCCAGATAATGGAGTGATG CGCAATGAGAGATACCCCCAGGGTGGGCCTCCTCAGATGGTGCCCCCCATGGGTGGGCGACCAGGGGTCGAAtccccccagcagcagcagcagcagcagcaagcagTGGTTGGAGGGGCTGGGGCAATAGGTGGAGTTGGAGTTGGGGTCGGGGTCGGGGTTGGGGGACCAGGTGCTTTTGGCAGAGGAAGCCCAGTTGGAGGCAACTTTGACGGCCCCAACAACAAGCGCCGTAGATTTTAA